In [Leptolyngbya] sp. PCC 7376, a genomic segment contains:
- a CDS encoding co-chaperone YbbN: protein MVLSITEENFKQTVLEADQPVLVNFWAPWCGLCHLLHPFLIKMQREWHGRFLLVDVNADDNLKLANTYRLKTLPTVILFNNGKIVERVDNFQDRDRLHAQLEQLLQGVVIPN from the coding sequence ATGGTTCTGTCGATCACCGAGGAAAATTTCAAGCAAACTGTTTTAGAAGCAGACCAACCCGTCTTGGTGAATTTTTGGGCTCCTTGGTGTGGTCTTTGCCATTTATTACACCCTTTCCTGATTAAAATGCAACGAGAATGGCATGGGCGTTTTTTGCTCGTTGACGTGAATGCTGATGACAATCTTAAGCTGGCAAATACTTATCGTCTCAAGACTTTGCCTACTGTGATTTTGTTTAATAATGGCAAAATTGTTGAACGTGTTGATAATTTTCAAGATCGCGATCGCCTTCATGCTCAGCTCGAACAACTATTGCAGGGCGTCGTGATCCCGAACTGA
- the queA gene encoding tRNA preQ1(34) S-adenosylmethionine ribosyltransferase-isomerase QueA, whose protein sequence is MLNADQNLASYDYILPPERIAQTPVTPRDHSRLLVLDSPTTHHHQQFYQLGDWLQPNDLLVMNNTKVIPARLYGRKVTGAPVEVLLLEERSANTWLALVKPGKRFTIGAEIVFTSPHDLEQTLTATVIARDPETGGRILEFDLPANKNLWSVLDDFGEIPFPPYVTDSEANPDQYQTIYADTPGAVAAPTAGLHFTPELFEQLEQKGIERTFITLHVGVGTFRPVEVDDITTHDMHYEWIDVPGSTVEKIRETKAKGGRVIAVGTTAVRSLEGMAVASGKKLQGFQGKTNLFIYPGYEWQVVDGLITNFHLPKSSLLMLVSALIGRERLLSLYEEAIAEKYRFYSFGDAMAILPQAKGMM, encoded by the coding sequence ATGCTTAACGCTGACCAAAACCTCGCCAGTTACGACTACATTCTTCCGCCAGAGCGTATCGCCCAAACCCCCGTAACACCGCGCGATCATTCTCGGTTATTGGTACTGGATTCTCCGACAACTCACCATCATCAACAGTTTTATCAGCTCGGCGATTGGCTACAGCCCAATGATCTTCTGGTGATGAACAATACGAAAGTGATTCCGGCGCGACTCTACGGACGTAAGGTAACAGGTGCTCCGGTTGAGGTGTTATTACTCGAAGAACGTTCAGCCAATACATGGCTTGCCCTCGTTAAACCTGGCAAACGTTTTACGATTGGCGCAGAAATTGTTTTCACCTCACCTCATGATTTAGAGCAAACCCTAACAGCAACAGTCATTGCGCGTGATCCAGAGACTGGTGGGCGCATTCTCGAATTTGATTTACCTGCCAACAAAAATCTTTGGTCTGTTTTGGATGATTTTGGAGAAATCCCTTTTCCGCCCTACGTCACCGATTCTGAAGCAAATCCTGATCAGTATCAAACGATTTACGCTGATACACCCGGGGCAGTGGCTGCACCGACTGCAGGATTACATTTTACGCCGGAGCTATTCGAGCAACTGGAACAAAAAGGAATAGAACGGACTTTTATCACGCTTCATGTGGGGGTTGGTACATTTCGGCCTGTGGAAGTTGATGATATTACCACCCACGATATGCACTATGAATGGATCGATGTGCCGGGGAGTACAGTCGAGAAAATTCGTGAAACCAAGGCGAAAGGGGGACGGGTCATTGCTGTAGGGACGACGGCTGTGCGATCGCTGGAAGGGATGGCGGTGGCATCGGGCAAAAAACTACAAGGGTTCCAAGGGAAAACAAATTTATTTATTTACCCTGGCTATGAGTGGCAAGTAGTAGACGGTTTAATCACGAATTTCCATTTACCGAAATCAAGTTTGCTGATGCTGGTCAGTGCGCTCATCGGACGGGAGAGATTATTGAGTCTCTACGAAGAGGCGATCGCCGAGAAGTATCGATTTTATTCATTTGGCGATGCGATGGCTATCTTGCCACAAGCTAAGGGTATGATGTGA
- a CDS encoding LysR family transcriptional regulator, whose amino-acid sequence MSDIPFTLDQLRILKAISTEGSFKRAADSLYVSQPAVSLQVQNLEKQLSVPLFDRGGRRAQLTEAGYLLLDYGEKIITLCQETCRAIEDLQNLQGGTLIVGASQTTGTYLIPRMIGLFRQKYPDVAVQLQVHSTRRTSWGVANGQVDLAIIGGEVPSELQDTLKIVPYAEDELSLILPVNHPLAKAETIHRDDLYKLKFIALDSQSTIRKVIDQVLTRCDIDTKRLRIEMELNSIEAIKNAVQSGLGASFVSVTAIEKELRMGALHRAHIEEVEVRRILSVIINPNRYRSKAAEAFCQEILPHFANQLKKFDLSELMPSESDSKSK is encoded by the coding sequence ATGTCTGACATCCCATTTACTCTGGATCAACTGCGTATCCTTAAAGCAATTTCTACCGAAGGTAGTTTTAAACGAGCCGCAGATAGTCTCTACGTTTCCCAGCCTGCTGTCAGTCTACAGGTTCAGAATTTAGAAAAACAGCTCAGCGTTCCCCTATTTGATCGAGGCGGGAGAAGAGCACAACTCACAGAAGCTGGTTATTTACTACTTGATTACGGCGAGAAAATTATTACCCTCTGCCAAGAAACTTGCCGGGCGATCGAAGATTTACAGAATTTACAAGGCGGTACCTTAATCGTTGGCGCATCTCAAACCACAGGTACATATCTAATCCCCAGAATGATCGGATTATTTCGCCAGAAGTATCCTGATGTAGCAGTACAACTGCAAGTCCATTCAACACGGCGAACCTCTTGGGGTGTAGCAAATGGACAAGTAGATCTCGCAATTATCGGCGGGGAAGTTCCGTCTGAGCTACAAGACACCCTCAAAATTGTGCCCTATGCAGAGGATGAATTATCTCTAATTTTGCCAGTTAATCATCCCTTGGCAAAAGCAGAAACCATTCACCGCGATGATCTATATAAACTCAAATTTATTGCGCTGGATTCTCAGTCAACGATCCGAAAAGTAATTGACCAAGTTCTCACGCGTTGCGATATCGACACCAAGCGGCTTCGCATTGAAATGGAGCTCAATTCCATTGAAGCAATTAAAAATGCGGTTCAATCCGGCTTAGGAGCATCTTTTGTTTCTGTAACAGCGATTGAAAAGGAATTACGGATGGGTGCATTACACCGCGCCCATATTGAAGAGGTCGAAGTCCGTCGTATCCTCAGCGTTATCATTAATCCAAATCGTTATCGCTCCAAGGCAGCAGAAGCATTTTGCCAAGAAATTTTGCCTCATTTTGCCAATCAACTTAAAAAGTTTGACCTGAGTGAATTGATGCCGAGCGAGTCTGATTCAAAATCGAAATAG
- a CDS encoding tetratricopeptide repeat protein, which produces MVEVTPVLFGSKQKRITLGLMVALSGSIFLQQGAIAEKAGSSVGNKQVLNGIYTENLDAGNAFQQAIDFYQRGEFPRANKYVEVALTFDPWMPMAHYLQGHLFLEAEKPKKAQEAYANATQFDPTFVEAYYNLGLVSYDLGDINSAIAAFGEAIRLEPEFVDAYFQLALAYDVQGQSSLAQTNYIKTLELDNTYVAAHNNLGILLAADERTAEAIATFEEAIELDPDYAPAHYQLGLLYLKQNEFELALEAIGSAASLDPDNALAQYHYGLLLAEAENYDGAAKRFERSIDINPTNVSAYRQLGVAELANGDLDDALVAFQEALNLDPSDPLSHYNLGVVYQKQAQYTLAIAAYEQALIYDPALSEAVFNIGVSYQALGDSRQATTFIVQARELFAQEGRDFKVQEADRFLQQQILNPPTSGTTPPAEPVEQKASPTEVQA; this is translated from the coding sequence ATGGTGGAGGTTACCCCTGTGTTATTTGGCTCAAAACAAAAACGTATTACCCTCGGTTTAATGGTTGCCCTGAGTGGCAGTATTTTTTTGCAGCAGGGAGCGATCGCCGAAAAAGCTGGCAGCTCAGTTGGCAATAAACAGGTTCTCAATGGCATTTATACCGAAAATTTAGATGCGGGTAATGCCTTCCAGCAGGCAATCGATTTTTACCAGCGGGGCGAATTTCCACGAGCCAACAAATATGTTGAAGTGGCCCTAACCTTCGATCCTTGGATGCCGATGGCGCACTATCTCCAAGGCCATCTTTTCCTCGAGGCAGAGAAGCCGAAAAAAGCTCAGGAAGCTTATGCAAACGCGACTCAATTCGATCCAACTTTTGTTGAAGCTTATTACAATCTCGGTTTAGTTTCCTACGATCTCGGTGACATTAACTCGGCGATCGCCGCTTTTGGGGAAGCAATTAGACTCGAGCCAGAATTTGTCGATGCTTATTTTCAATTAGCGTTAGCCTACGATGTGCAAGGACAATCCAGCCTCGCTCAGACGAACTACATTAAGACGTTAGAGCTAGATAATACCTATGTTGCTGCCCACAACAACCTAGGTATTTTGCTCGCAGCGGATGAACGCACAGCCGAAGCGATCGCCACCTTTGAAGAAGCCATCGAACTTGACCCAGATTATGCGCCAGCGCATTATCAACTTGGATTGCTCTACCTTAAACAAAATGAATTTGAGCTGGCCCTAGAGGCCATTGGCAGTGCCGCATCCCTCGACCCAGACAATGCCCTCGCCCAATATCATTACGGTTTACTGTTGGCTGAGGCGGAAAACTATGATGGTGCCGCAAAACGCTTCGAGCGCAGCATCGATATTAATCCCACTAATGTCAGTGCTTACCGCCAGCTTGGCGTTGCTGAACTGGCGAATGGTGATCTTGATGATGCTCTAGTGGCCTTCCAAGAAGCGCTAAATTTAGACCCCTCGGATCCGCTATCTCACTACAACCTCGGTGTGGTTTATCAAAAGCAAGCTCAATATACATTGGCGATCGCCGCCTATGAACAGGCCTTAATCTACGACCCAGCACTCAGCGAAGCTGTTTTTAATATCGGTGTGTCCTATCAAGCCCTTGGCGATTCCCGACAGGCGACCACATTTATTGTGCAGGCACGGGAATTATTCGCCCAAGAAGGTCGGGACTTTAAGGTGCAAGAAGCTGACCGTTTTTTACAGCAGCAAATCCTTAATCCCCCCACATCCGGCACAACTCCTCCAGCAGAACCTGTGGAACAAAAAGCCAGTCCGACCGAAGTACAGGCCTAG
- a CDS encoding NnrU family protein, giving the protein MAEMSWFTTSHWVIFGLLLGFAIAHSGLAALRPWAENKIGSRLYRVIFALVSIPFATCLIIYFFNHRYDGAVLWQLQGEAWVKPTVWWLSAISFFFLYPSTFNLLEIAAVQKPQVHLYEKGITRVTRHPQMVGQVIWCVGHLLWIGSSFMLLTCTGLVAHHLFAVWHGDRRLESRYGKTFLAVKERTSVIPFVAILQGRQTFKLGEFLKPAYIGVSGFIALLWWGHPWLMVMTAKVPW; this is encoded by the coding sequence ATGGCGGAAATGAGCTGGTTTACGACGAGTCACTGGGTGATATTCGGGCTTTTGTTGGGGTTTGCGATCGCCCATAGTGGTTTAGCTGCATTGCGTCCTTGGGCAGAAAATAAGATTGGCTCGCGGTTATATCGGGTGATTTTTGCGCTAGTCAGTATTCCGTTTGCGACTTGTCTAATTATTTATTTTTTCAATCATCGTTATGACGGAGCAGTGCTTTGGCAACTGCAAGGGGAAGCCTGGGTAAAACCAACGGTATGGTGGCTTTCCGCAATCTCGTTTTTCTTTCTTTATCCCTCTACCTTTAATCTCCTTGAAATCGCTGCAGTGCAAAAGCCCCAGGTACATCTCTATGAAAAAGGGATTACCCGTGTCACTCGCCACCCACAAATGGTAGGTCAGGTGATTTGGTGTGTGGGGCATTTGCTCTGGATTGGTAGTTCGTTTATGTTACTCACCTGTACTGGATTGGTAGCGCATCATTTGTTTGCAGTTTGGCATGGCGATCGCCGCCTCGAATCTCGTTATGGCAAAACATTTCTCGCGGTAAAAGAACGCACATCCGTTATTCCATTTGTCGCAATTTTGCAAGGACGACAAACTTTTAAATTAGGGGAATTTCTAAAGCCTGCCTATATTGGTGTTAGTGGTTTTATTGCGCTGCTATGGTGGGGACATCCATGGCTAATGGTGATGACAGCGAAAGTGCCTTGGTAA
- a CDS encoding TIGR02652 family protein: MLEPSLHYPIFGAEILCPHCRQTIQALTLTDSYLCDRHGAFEANPDTEELVHLQSSRQWKRWEGKWYRQHTHPDGIRFEIHEALDRLYTKGFRATKLTIANRYEMLVSRSLELRAAQTHIPSKSDPQPQQSHVPVLYGLPVTFSEHNNLDAKWQIVNFELETEPGVPHRYPYHYLLRE; encoded by the coding sequence ATGCTTGAACCCAGCTTACATTACCCTATTTTCGGCGCAGAAATTCTTTGTCCGCATTGCCGTCAAACAATTCAAGCTCTGACTCTGACAGATAGCTATCTCTGCGATCGCCACGGAGCTTTTGAGGCTAACCCCGACACCGAAGAGCTCGTTCATCTCCAGTCAAGCCGCCAATGGAAACGCTGGGAAGGCAAATGGTATCGCCAACATACTCATCCCGATGGTATTCGCTTCGAGATCCATGAGGCGCTAGATCGCCTATATACAAAAGGATTTCGTGCCACAAAGCTAACGATTGCAAACCGTTATGAAATGTTAGTGAGTCGCTCTCTCGAGCTACGTGCAGCGCAGACGCATATCCCAAGTAAGTCAGACCCGCAGCCACAACAATCCCATGTTCCTGTCTTGTATGGGTTACCAGTCACTTTTAGTGAGCATAATAATCTCGATGCAAAGTGGCAAATTGTTAATTTCGAGCTAGAAACTGAGCCAGGTGTGCCCCACCGTTATCCTTATCACTATCTGTTACGCGAATAA